A single Muntiacus reevesi chromosome 9, mMunRee1.1, whole genome shotgun sequence DNA region contains:
- the LOC136174012 gene encoding proteoglycan 3-like, whose amino-acid sequence MRGCLLLPLLLLGTVSALYLEKDALHLGGLETKADLSQDLEGSGGQEGTLALSGEVLESGAQEVEDAHDDELDSELYPDDLDKDVQCPKEEETVRLLGSPECESCRFRMVVTPRTFNGAQTVCRRCYRGNLASIHNLSVNTLIHRLAIRTNQVQVWIGGFIRGWCLWKKYCWIDGSSWNFTNWARWQPTFGNGHCIALSTTGGRWRRAQCNRQLPFVCSY is encoded by the exons ATGAGAGGCTGCCTGctcctgccccttctcctgctggGGACAGTTTCTGCTCTCTACCTGG AGAAGGATGCCCTGCATCTGGGTGGTCTGGAGACAAAGGCAGACCTGAGCCAGGATCTGGAAGGCTCAGGGGGGCAGGAAGGTACGCTGGCCCTGAGTGGTGAGGTGCTTGAGTCAGGGGCACAGGAGGTTGAGGACGCCCATGACGATGAGTTGGACTCAGAGTTATACCCAGATGATTTAGACAAGGACGTGCAGTGCCCCAAGGAAGAGGAAACAGTGCGACTTCTGGGCAGTCCTGAGTGTGAGAGCTGCCGCTTCAGGATGGTGGTGACCCCCAGGACGTTTAACGGAGCTCAG ACAGTCTGCAGGAGGTGCTACCGAGGTAACCTCGCCTCCATCCACAACCTCAGTGTTAACACTCTCATCCATCGCTTGGCCATAAGGACCAACCAAGTGCAGGTTTGGATCGGAGGCTTCATCAGAGGTTGG TGTCTGTGGAAGAAGTATTGCTGGATTGATGGGAGTTCTTGGAATTTTACAAACTGGGCCCGTTGGCAACCTACGTTTGGGAATGGCCACTGCATAGCCCTGAGTACCACAG
- the LOC136174621 gene encoding proteoglycan 3-like — protein MSTNSKEEEAVQLPGTPGCNSCHYLMVQTRNTFRKAQSICRKCYRGNLVSTHNRLFDNWISCWARRINQAKLWLGVIIKLWCLWKKYCWIDGSSWNFTNWARWQPTFGNGHCIALSTTGGRWRRAPCKRRLPFICSY, from the exons ATGTCCACGAATTCCAAGGAAGAGGAGGCAGTTCAACTTCCAGGGACCCCTGGATGCAACAGCTGCCACTACCTGATGGTACAAACACGGAACACATTTAGGAAAGCTCAG AGTATCTGCAGGAAGTGCTACCGAGGAAACCTTGTCTCCACCCACAACCGCCTGTTCGATAACTGGATTTCATGCTGGGCCAGAAGGATCAACCAAGCAAAGCTCTGGCTTGGCGTCATCATCAAGCTCTGG TGTCTGTGGAAGAAGTATTGCTGGATTGATGGGAGTTCTTGGAATTTTACAAACTGGGCCCGTTGGCAACCTACGTTTGGGAATGGCCACTGCATAGCCCTGAGTACCACAG GGGGTCGCTGGCGACGAGCTCCGTGCAAAAGGCGGCTGCCCTTCATCTGCTCCTACTAA